One Candidatus Binatia bacterium genomic window carries:
- a CDS encoding alpha/beta hydrolase, whose translation MQDIEIEARDMTFQALIDGPEDGPLVMMLHGLPRNRWEWHHQIPAIAAMGFRAVAPDLRGFCPGARPEGVEAYHLDEYARDVLGIADALGHAERPFHLMGTSIGANMAWWLAAKYSDRIATLTCINIPHPGALATGRSKTGSSADGQTAKFSYISEAAKEGNERTMFEAMLAKQGVSSEESEPYRTALDSDEALAPSTTSTEPSHCGSRSASIQSPCRPSSSGPRVRRT comes from the coding sequence ATGCAAGACATCGAGATTGAAGCGCGTGATATGACGTTCCAGGCGCTGATCGACGGTCCCGAAGACGGCCCTCTCGTGATGATGCTGCACGGCCTCCCGCGCAACCGCTGGGAGTGGCACCACCAGATCCCGGCCATCGCCGCCATGGGATTTCGCGCGGTCGCGCCGGATCTGCGAGGCTTCTGCCCCGGTGCTCGCCCTGAGGGAGTGGAGGCCTACCACCTCGACGAATACGCGCGCGATGTCCTCGGGATCGCCGACGCGCTCGGTCATGCAGAGCGCCCATTCCATCTGATGGGCACCAGCATCGGCGCGAACATGGCCTGGTGGCTGGCAGCGAAATACTCCGACCGGATCGCGACGCTCACGTGCATCAACATCCCCCATCCCGGCGCCCTCGCCACGGGACGCTCGAAAACCGGCTCGTCTGCCGACGGGCAAACGGCGAAGTTCAGCTACATCAGCGAAGCGGCCAAAGAGGGCAACGAACGCACGATGTTCGAGGCCATGCTCGCAAAGCAGGGTGTGTCGTCCGAAGAGAGCGAGCCGTACCGCACAGCCCTCGACAGCGATGAGGCCCTAGCGCCGTCTACAACTTCTACCGAGCCATCCCACTGTGGTTCACGGAGCGCCTCGATCCAGTCACCATGCCGACCCTCTTCGTCTGGCCCACGGGTTCGACGAACGTAG
- a CDS encoding right-handed parallel beta-helix repeat-containing protein gives MANLEAAVDIATGGKVICISDATDEPPAATALCPDGTTSPPAHVTVNEIDFGAPFDANASTGLLITGCNTARVRPGAAGPFDTLVYVCPSSGNVIFRDLRIGETGDQIGFLSDNAGTDVSEESGTVLKSVRLSNNSVGALIRANKTVITGSTAESNGVGFQLQSDLNRLRSNRALDNVQHGFQIEGGQNQVRNNSAANNGGAGFYFATSEGNEIRGNRASANTDSGFWFDPASGSNEIQGNQAERNRESGFEVASASNLLVSNRAKRNDDSGFLVQGDGNDFEKNKAEANAASGYTIQGNDNQSQRDDAKNNNQSGFEVSGGENTLYRGESRCNRGDGLLVQDPGAGRANFISRYKSCGNAVDVTAYEYDVAANNLGDGRNRACNSPASLPGQIARQAKRSCFRGGTGSDGNTGGNGGGSGASGDNKPPRCNMKADPRKGPAPLLVEFRNTTSDPDGSFEDLTFRWDFGDGSPPSSEVSPVHTYASVGKFDVTLIATDPDGGTCTKTFRGKIRTLEP, from the coding sequence GTGGCCAATCTCGAGGCTGCCGTCGACATCGCAACGGGCGGGAAAGTGATCTGCATTTCCGATGCGACCGACGAGCCGCCGGCGGCTACGGCACTCTGCCCCGACGGCACCACGTCGCCTCCAGCGCATGTCACCGTCAACGAGATCGATTTCGGCGCTCCGTTCGACGCCAATGCTTCGACGGGACTCTTGATCACGGGCTGCAACACCGCACGTGTTCGACCCGGGGCTGCTGGGCCTTTCGACACGTTGGTCTACGTCTGTCCATCCTCGGGGAACGTGATTTTTCGAGATCTTCGCATCGGTGAGACCGGCGATCAGATCGGCTTCTTGAGCGACAATGCCGGGACAGACGTGTCAGAAGAAAGTGGCACCGTCCTCAAGAGCGTGCGGCTCTCCAACAATTCGGTCGGGGCTCTCATTCGGGCCAACAAAACGGTGATCACCGGGTCGACGGCGGAATCCAACGGTGTCGGATTTCAGCTTCAGTCTGACCTGAACCGGCTTCGCTCGAACCGCGCTCTGGACAACGTGCAACACGGCTTCCAGATCGAAGGTGGCCAGAATCAGGTGAGGAACAACTCCGCTGCCAACAATGGTGGCGCCGGCTTCTACTTTGCGACGAGCGAGGGCAACGAGATTCGCGGTAACCGCGCGAGTGCAAACACAGACAGCGGGTTCTGGTTCGATCCGGCGTCCGGTTCCAACGAGATTCAGGGAAACCAGGCGGAACGAAATCGCGAGAGCGGGTTCGAGGTCGCGAGCGCTTCCAATCTTCTCGTGAGCAACCGCGCCAAACGGAACGATGACTCGGGCTTCCTCGTCCAGGGGGACGGCAACGACTTCGAAAAGAACAAGGCTGAAGCCAATGCCGCAAGTGGTTACACGATCCAGGGCAACGACAATCAGTCCCAGCGAGACGACGCGAAGAACAACAACCAAAGCGGCTTCGAGGTCTCAGGCGGAGAAAACACGTTGTACCGCGGAGAATCTCGTTGCAATCGGGGGGATGGGCTTCTCGTGCAAGATCCCGGTGCGGGACGGGCGAATTTCATTTCGCGATACAAAAGTTGCGGCAACGCGGTGGACGTGACGGCCTACGAATACGATGTCGCCGCGAACAACCTGGGCGACGGACGAAACCGCGCATGCAACTCTCCGGCCTCGCTACCAGGCCAGATTGCCCGACAAGCCAAGCGTTCTTGCTTCCGAGGAGGTACGGGCAGCGACGGAAACACCGGTGGAAACGGCGGTGGGTCCGGCGCGAGCGGCGACAACAAGCCGCCGCGTTGCAACATGAAGGCGGACCCGCGCAAGGGGCCGGCCCCTCTTCTCGTCGAATTCCGCAACACCACGAGTGACCCCGATGGTTCCTTCGAAGACCTGACGTTCCGTTGGGATTTCGGAGACGGCAGTCCGCCCAGCAGCGAGGTCAGCCCGGTGCATACGTACGCATCGGTCGGAAAGTTCGACGTCACCCTCATCGCGACGGATCCGGACGGCGGGACGTGTACCAAGACGTTCCGTGGCAAGATTCGCACCCTCGAGCCCTGA